In Rhizobium sp. CIAT894, the genomic window TGGGACAAGACAGGCGCAATTCCGCTGAGGCAGTTGACTATCCCCGTTCGGCATCGTTCGCGGAAGTTCCATAGATATGCTTGAGCTTCAAACTCCATAATGCGGGGTACGCGCCTCAATAGGTGAAATTGTGAGGGGTGCCGATTCTAATCCCATCAAGGCGGTAGAGCTACCGTGGCGTCGATGCTGCTGAAGATCAGCGTAAGGCAGGCAATAAAGGAAGTGACGGCGAAAAGGTCAAAACGGACTGGCAGCGGGTCTTTTTTTAAAGATCCAGCCCCGCTTGCGAGGCCACACGTCAAGAGCACTGCGGCCGACCACGACAGACCGCTCCTCACTCAAGCGCAGGACCATTTCGTTGAGCGTGATGTCTTTCTCGTCATCGATCAGGCCGATGATAAAGGCCTCATGCTCATCCAGTCTGGAGCCTGAGCGTCGACCCTGTTTGCCCGCGGTCAGTTGATCCTGTCGCGCCTTGGCGATCCAGGCAATGGCCGTCGAAATCCCGGTCCCAAACCGCGCAGCCGCCGAACGCGCAGACATCCCGTCCGAAGACGCCGCCAGAACTCGAATGCGAAGATCATCACTGAACGCTCGTGACATTCATACCTCCTGATTCGAAGGCAGGGAATCACGGCAAACAAAGCATGTCACCAAAATTCCGATTCCGCGTTCAATGGACGTGCTCTAGGCTAACATTCCAGCAGCGTGTGAAGAGGAGATGCGCCGATGCCGACCTTCGATCCCGTCAGGTCATTTCGCAAACTCGCCTATAACAACGCCCTTGCCAACCACCGTCTGCTTCAGGCTTGCGCGGCATTGAAGCCCGGTGAATTCGAGGCGCCGCGCACGAGCTTCTTCCCCTCGATCAAGGAGACCTTGAACCACATCATCACGGTCGACTGGTTCTATGTCGATGGCATGGAAGGCGGCACGCTCGGCTTCCAGGCCTTCGAGGTCGACGAACCGTTCGACGACGTTCTATCCCTGGCGCAAGCCCAGGCGAAAGTCGATCAGCGCCTGACGACACTTTGCCAGACCTTGACGCCGGAAAGGCTGGTTTCGACCGTCCGCCTCCATCGCGGCGACCGCATTCAGGAAGAGCGGATGGACGACGTGCTCGCCCACCTTTTCCAGCACCAGACCCATCATCGCGGCCAGGTGCATGCGATGCTCGCCGGCACCAGCATCGCCCCGCCGCAATTGGACGAATTCATCGTCGCCGACGATGCGCGGTTTCGCGGCAGCGAACTCGCCGCTCTCGGCTGGAGCGAAGAAACGCTGATGAATTAATCCTGCAGCCGTCTTTTCAACCCGTCGATGATCGTCTTGGTAAGAAGGTCGTAATTCTCGTCAAAATGGTGGTCGCCGGGCAGTTCGACAACTTCCGCGCCACTCTCCTTCACCGCCGGACAGGCGACATCGTCATCATCGTCCTTACCGTAGACGCATTGCACCAGCTTCGGGTCGATGTTTTTCAGATCGGCGACGGGATCGCCTCCAGCCCCTTCCGTCTTCTGGCCGAGCCAGCCGAGAACGGAGATGACATAGTCGACCTGGTGCGAAAGCGACAGCAGCGACAATTGCGTCACCGCCGACTTTTCGGTTGGCTTAAGCAACTGATAGGTGGCCGGCACGACATCGGCGCCGAAAGAATATCCGACAAGCAGCACATGCTTTACCTTCCACTGCTTTCGGTAAAAATCGATGATCTTCGAAAGATCCGCGGCGGTCTCCTCCGGCTTGCGCTCCGACCAGAAATAGTGAAGCGAATCGACGCCGACGACCGGAATGCCTTCCTTCTGCAGCGTGCCGCCGACCTCCTTGTCGATATCGCGCCAGCCGCCGTCGCCGGAATAGATCACCGCCATCGTATCGAGGGCAGGCGTCGCCTCGAGTATCGCCAGCGGCAGGCCGAGCGGATTGCCGAAGGCGCCGGAGGCGGTGACGAGATCGTCAAGCGTATCGGCAAACACCGTTTGCGCATCGTCGGTGGAATCGCGGATCTCGATCGTCGCATGGATCTTCTTCAGCGCTTCGGCATGGGCCCTGCCATCCTTGTCGGCACTGGGCGAGAAGACGGTGACGATCGGATCCGGCAGGGCGCCGTCGCTGAGGCCATACACGATGCGTTGGCCGACCACCTTCTTGGAAGCCGGCGTGCAGAGCTCCTGGGCAAGCGGAATGCCGGCCTTCGGATCGACGGCGAGCGTCTGGCCGATCGTCGCATCCGGCGTCTGGGCAGCGATTGCCAGCGCCAATGCCCCGCCCTCGCCGATGCCGGCGACAATCGGCAGATGATAGGCGCTATTTCCGGTCGCACGCTGCACCTGCTGGCTCAGCGATTCGATGTCCGAGACCATGTAGACGCAGCCGTCGTTGAGGCTGACGTCGTAGCGGCTCAGCGCCTGGATATAGGAGGGGAAGTCGACGCCGATGACGACCGCGCCCTCGGAAACCAGTCTGTCGGCCTCGGCCTTCTCGAAGTCGCCCCAGCCGGCGGCATCCGATATCAGCATCACCGTGCCTTTCACCTCCCCTTCCGGCAGGAAGATGTGCGGCGACGGGATGAGCCCGGCTTCGAAGCTCTGCGTGGTTTCCTCGGCGGCATAGGCCGGTGCGGTCGCGAGCATGCAGGCGCATGCCGTGGCAAGAAGGATTGTCCTGATCATTTTCTCACTACCCCTTTCAATCCGCCCCCGATCAGAAATGTCGCGTCCATCAACGCGATCATCGGATTGCCCCCTCCGGATACCGCAAGATAGCGCGGTTGCCAGTGCGGATGAAACTTGGATTTGAACGCCCGAAGGCCTTTGAAGTTGTAGAAGCGCTCGCCATGTTCGAAGACGGTGCTGCCGATGCGGTCCCAGACGGGCGCCGCCTCGCGTTTCGACATGCCGGAGAGGGGCGCCATGCCGAGATTGAAGTGGGTGAAACCCTGGCCGCGCAGGTATTCCATGATCTGCACGAAGAGAAAATCCATCGAGCCCTTCGGCGCATCCGGCGAGAAGCGCATGAGATCGATCGTGCCCTCCTCCCTGGACTCCGTGACGAGGATATTGGCGAAGGCGACGATCCTGCCGTCCTTTTTCAGAATGCCGACCGGCTGCGAGGAGACGTAGTCGGGATCGAAGGCGCCGAGCGAAAAGCCCTTTTCCTTGGCGTTGTGATGTTCGAGCCAGGCGGTGGAAACGGCGGCGAGATCATCGATGATCGAGGACACGTGCTCCGGTTCGACGACGGCAAATTCCAGCCCGTCGCGCTGGGCCCGGCTTGCCGTCTGGCGAAGGTTCGCCCATTTGCCGCCCTTCATCTCGAAGGTTCTAAGATCGGCCACCGCCAGCTCACCGAGTTTGAAGGCGCGGAGGCCGGCATCGGCGCAATGGGAAAGCAGGGCCGGCGAGATCTGGTAGAACACGGCGCGGCAGCCGGCGGCACGCGCTGCTTCGACGAACCGCCAGACCAGTTCCTGCACGGCGCGATGTTCGCCGACCGGGTCGAACAGCGCGATCCAGGAACGGCCCTGCCGGCCGTACATGATAAAGGCATCGCCCTTTTCGGAAAACATGATGCTCTTGTCGCCCATGCGCACCAGATTGGCGTCGGCATTGCCCTGTTTGATGACGATATCAACGGCACGCGCCAGCGCCTCGTCCGTCGCCGGTTCCGGTCGAAAGGTCGCCGGCCGAAGCAGGCTGAAGATGGCGATCGCCGACGAGATGATGGTGATACCGAGCACGGCACGCAGTCCGCGCGGCGCTTCGGCGGTGAATTCGAACTGCCACCAGAGCTGGTTGCTGTATTCGACGTCACGATAGACGAAGAGCAGGATGACGACGGAACCGACAACGATGACGGCGATCGCCATCAGCCAGGACGCCGTCAGCGCCTGGTTGAGCAGCGAGGCGTGGCGGGTGAAAAGCCGGCGGCTGACGAAGAGCCCGAAGATGAGGAAGGCGAGAAAGGCAGCTTCGACAAGCGCGATCGCCTTCAAAAGCGACAAGGTCAGCGCCGCGACGGCCGAAAACACGGCCACCCACCAGGCTCCGTCGAGCCGCTGGCCGAGACCGCGGGCGGCGACGACGAGCGCGAGCCCGAGCAGGCTGGAGAGGAAATGCGCCCCTTCCACCATCGGCAGCGGCAGATAGTTGGACAGGAATTCAAGGTTCTGGTCCGGCGTCGGCGTGACGCTCGAAAATATCAGCATGACGCCAAGCAGCAGCGCAAGAGCCGACAGCAGCTGCGGCATCAGCCTTCCGCCGATGCGCCGCACGCTCGAGGCGGCCGGATGGTCGACGAAACGACGCAGCTCCGTCGCCGAAACCGCGAGCACGGCGATCAGCAGCGGCAGCACATGGTAGATCAGCCGGTAAAGCACCAGCGATCCGAGCACGGCATCAATGTTCACTGCGCTGCCGAGCGATGCGATGATCACCGTCTCGAATACGCCGAGCCCGGCCGGAACGTGGCTGAGCACGCCGAGACCGACGGCGATCGCATAGACGGCGAGAAAGACCGGCCAGCCGATCGCCGTCTGCGGCAAGAGCACGTAAAGCACTGACGCCGAGGCGGCGATATCGAAGGCGGTGACGAGGAACTGCCGAGACCAGGTGCGCGAATCAGGCAGGCGGATGGCCACGGGCCCGAGATCGAGTACGCGCCCGTCACGGCCGATGATCATCACCGCGCCCAGAATGGCGACGATCGAACCGGCGATCAACCGCAGCAGGAAGGCGCTGACCCCGATAAGCGGGCCGATCTCATCGGCGATGACGATGAGAGCGATCGCTGCGACCCCCGCAAGCCCGAGACCGAAGGACAGTGTGACGAAGGCGATGATGCGACCGATATCCTCCGGCGAAAGCCCGAGACGGGTATAGGCGCGGTAGCGGATCGCGCCGCCTGAAAGTGCGCCGAAGCCGGCAGTATTGCCAACCGCATAGGCACTGAACGCCGTCAGAGCCACATGCGGAAAGGGCAGCTTCTTGCCGATATAGTCGATAGCGTTGAGATCGTAGAAAATCAGCGAGAGGAAACTTAGCGCGGTGAAAAACAACGCGAGCAGGATCGCGCTCGGTCTGGTCGCCGCCAGCGCATCGACGACGTCGTCGTAGCGCACCTCGTTGGTGAGCTGCATGATCGCATAGCCGACAAGGCAGAAGACCACGAGTGTCGCGGCCGCGGTCAGCGGTGTTCTATAACGTCTGAACAATGCGCGAAAAGAAAATCCGTCCGCGTCTTCGATCTCTTTCAAATTGTCGTGGCCCGACATCTCTTATCCTGCTGCAATTGCCAGCTCGGCGGGAATCATTTTGGAAAGACGTAACATGACAGGCACGTAAGCTCCATGAAGCCATGCCGCCGCTACCCAGCCCCGCCGCTTGGCCTCCATCACCCTCAATTGGGGCGAATTTGCGCAGGCCGAGCTTCCCGCGCATTGCATTTTCGTAAGCTTGCGACGAGCTTTAACGGAACGGCGATTTGAGACGCGGGAGAACGGTTCGATATGCACGATAGCCCGGCCCTGATGATGATCGTTCTCGGCCGTCTGTTGCTGGGCGGCCTCTATGTCGCTGGCGGCATTCATCATTTTTTCGTTATCGTGCCGCTGACCGACGCGATCGAAGCCCGCGGCATCCCTTTTGCGAAATGAGTGCTGCTCTCAGGCAGCCTGTTCCAGATCGTCGCCGGCACAATGCTGACACTGGGTCTCTTCGTCGCGGCAGCGGCATTCGGTCTCATCGTCTTCACCCTTGCCGCCACGATCATGCTGTTGAATTTCTGGGATATGCAGGGAACGGCCCGCGAAAGCGCGATCAATACCTGGAAAACCAATATGGCGGTCATCGGCGGCCTGCTGGTGACAGCCGCCGGCGCGATGTGAAGCGTTTATGCCGCCGGCTCGCCATTCGCCCGCGCATGGGCGGCGTAGCGCGCGACGGCTGCATCGACCTCCGCGTCGCGATCACCCGCCACCTGGACCGTCGGCACGGCGAATTCGATGCCATTTTCCTTAAAGGCATTGCGGATCATCGCCAGCGCATTGCGGCGGATAACGAACTGCTCGCCGGGCTTGGTCATCATCGACAGCCGGATTTCGATCGCGAATTCGCCGAACTGCTCGACACCCTTCATCTTCAGCGTCTCGATGATATGCGGGCCGAATTCCGGATTTTCGAGCAGCGTCTGGCCGATCTGCTTGATCACCTTCTTCGCCTTGACGAGATCGGTGTCGTATTTGACGTTGAGGCTGATCTTGTCGATCGTCCAGTCGCGGTTGAGGTTCTTCACCGCGCCGAGTTCGCCGAACGGCACCGTCGTCAGCGGCCCACGATGATGCCTGAGCTTCACCGAGCGCAGGCTGAAAGCCTCGACCACGCCCTTGTGGCTGCCGCTTTCGATATATTCGCCGATTCGGAAGGCATCGTCCCAGAGGTAAAACATGCCGCTGATGACATCCTTGACGATCGTCTGCGCGCCGAAGCCGACCGCAACGCCGACGACACCGGCACCGGCGATCAGCGGTCCGATCTCGATACCGAGGCCGGAGAGCACCATCAAAACCGCAATGACGGCAATGACCACGGCCAGGATATTGCGAAAGATCGGCAGCAGCGTCTGTATCCGTGCGCGTCTGGCCTTCTCCTCGTCCGTTGTCCCGCCGTCCACGGATGAGTCGAGCAGCTTGCCGTCGATATAGGCCTTGATGACATGCCAGAGCAGATCGGCGGCAAGCAGGATAACAATGCCTCCGATGACGCCGCGGGCGATCTTGTCGACCATGGTATCACCGGCGGCCATCGTATCGGCGCCGACGCCGAGCATATGCCCGAGCCAGATGGCGGCAACCGCAATGATCAGCGCCCGCACACCACGGTCGAGAAGCACGGCCGCAATGCGGCGTGCGGCAAGGAAACTCGCTTCGGTCTGCTGCAGCGATTTCACCGCTAGCGTCGAGACGGCAAGCACGCGCGGCAGCAGCAGC contains:
- a CDS encoding AcvB/VirJ family lysyl-phosphatidylglycerol hydrolase; translated protein: MIRTILLATACACMLATAPAYAAEETTQSFEAGLIPSPHIFLPEGEVKGTVMLISDAAGWGDFEKAEADRLVSEGAVVIGVDFPSYIQALSRYDVSLNDGCVYMVSDIESLSQQVQRATGNSAYHLPIVAGIGEGGALALAIAAQTPDATIGQTLAVDPKAGIPLAQELCTPASKKVVGQRIVYGLSDGALPDPIVTVFSPSADKDGRAHAEALKKIHATIEIRDSTDDAQTVFADTLDDLVTASGAFGNPLGLPLAILEATPALDTMAVIYSGDGGWRDIDKEVGGTLQKEGIPVVGVDSLHYFWSERKPEETAADLSKIIDFYRKQWKVKHVLLVGYSFGADVVPATYQLLKPTEKSAVTQLSLLSLSHQVDYVISVLGWLGQKTEGAGGDPVADLKNIDPKLVQCVYGKDDDDDVACPAVKESGAEVVELPGDHHFDENYDLLTKTIIDGLKRRLQD
- a CDS encoding DinB family protein, giving the protein MPTFDPVRSFRKLAYNNALANHRLLQACAALKPGEFEAPRTSFFPSIKETLNHIITVDWFYVDGMEGGTLGFQAFEVDEPFDDVLSLAQAQAKVDQRLTTLCQTLTPERLVSTVRLHRGDRIQEERMDDVLAHLFQHQTHHRGQVHAMLAGTSIAPPQLDEFIVADDARFRGSELAALGWSEETLMN
- a CDS encoding mechanosensitive ion channel family protein, whose translation is MRRDRAGGWTAAISGILAFIAFFSAAAPGFSQTPAQAPVAAAPPAQVREMMQLMQTPEVKQWMSTQMAATPAANATSENQMSVLSGLLQHARRHVSMVSDAAMILPIQIGNASSLFFGEIAATGWPRMVGQFLAIFLVGGIVESIARYAFRRRRRRLAEAGMHLAPRVIPALIFAAATVLALLSLGWPPLSQSIAIVCVVALIVQRFTICLGGVLVDLIGAARTEEERQGISAPLMPGRAVALFWYRRCATFVIYFIFGWAMIQSMEPLGYSPSVRLLIGYILGIGLLLIAIEAVWSRPHKDEKRGHGISWALTVYFLLLWSLWVAGFNWLLWLGIYVLLLPRVLAVSTLAVKSLQQTEASFLAARRIAAVLLDRGVRALIIAVAAIWLGHMLGVGADTMAAGDTMVDKIARGVIGGIVILLAADLLWHVIKAYIDGKLLDSSVDGGTTDEEKARRARIQTLLPIFRNILAVVIAVIAVLMVLSGLGIEIGPLIAGAGVVGVAVGFGAQTIVKDVISGMFYLWDDAFRIGEYIESGSHKGVVEAFSLRSVKLRHHRGPLTTVPFGELGAVKNLNRDWTIDKISLNVKYDTDLVKAKKVIKQIGQTLLENPEFGPHIIETLKMKGVEQFGEFAIEIRLSMMTKPGEQFVIRRNALAMIRNAFKENGIEFAVPTVQVAGDRDAEVDAAVARYAAHARANGEPAA
- the mprF gene encoding bifunctional lysylphosphatidylglycerol flippase/synthetase MprF, whose translation is MSGHDNLKEIEDADGFSFRALFRRYRTPLTAAATLVVFCLVGYAIMQLTNEVRYDDVVDALAATRPSAILLALFFTALSFLSLIFYDLNAIDYIGKKLPFPHVALTAFSAYAVGNTAGFGALSGGAIRYRAYTRLGLSPEDIGRIIAFVTLSFGLGLAGVAAIALIVIADEIGPLIGVSAFLLRLIAGSIVAILGAVMIIGRDGRVLDLGPVAIRLPDSRTWSRQFLVTAFDIAASASVLYVLLPQTAIGWPVFLAVYAIAVGLGVLSHVPAGLGVFETVIIASLGSAVNIDAVLGSLVLYRLIYHVLPLLIAVLAVSATELRRFVDHPAASSVRRIGGRLMPQLLSALALLLGVMLIFSSVTPTPDQNLEFLSNYLPLPMVEGAHFLSSLLGLALVVAARGLGQRLDGAWWVAVFSAVAALTLSLLKAIALVEAAFLAFLIFGLFVSRRLFTRHASLLNQALTASWLMAIAVIVVGSVVILLFVYRDVEYSNQLWWQFEFTAEAPRGLRAVLGITIISSAIAIFSLLRPATFRPEPATDEALARAVDIVIKQGNADANLVRMGDKSIMFSEKGDAFIMYGRQGRSWIALFDPVGEHRAVQELVWRFVEAARAAGCRAVFYQISPALLSHCADAGLRAFKLGELAVADLRTFEMKGGKWANLRQTASRAQRDGLEFAVVEPEHVSSIIDDLAAVSTAWLEHHNAKEKGFSLGAFDPDYVSSQPVGILKKDGRIVAFANILVTESREEGTIDLMRFSPDAPKGSMDFLFVQIMEYLRGQGFTHFNLGMAPLSGMSKREAAPVWDRIGSTVFEHGERFYNFKGLRAFKSKFHPHWQPRYLAVSGGGNPMIALMDATFLIGGGLKGVVRK